One Gemmatimonadota bacterium genomic region harbors:
- a CDS encoding transglutaminase domain-containing protein — MASFRSNIHKTASLDDHIAHMRERVANGVKDPHVHRLARNIAAGTWEWQKTREGAGRVACVPFKDRWHPVAPPRQVPPRCGQREDACVIARLWDFTVLNVRYTSDPRGVDTYVDIATTLAAGGGDCDDSTIFVCTLAESLGLSSIARVISQDGKYWAHVYPCIELGGKWVALDTTEQGKRLGWEFARPAAVRDFDMGL, encoded by the coding sequence ATGGCGTCCTTCCGTTCGAACATCCACAAGACGGCGTCGCTCGACGACCACATCGCGCACATGCGCGAGCGCGTGGCCAACGGCGTGAAGGACCCCCACGTTCACCGGCTGGCGCGGAACATCGCGGCGGGCACCTGGGAGTGGCAGAAGACGCGCGAGGGCGCCGGCCGCGTGGCCTGCGTGCCCTTCAAGGACCGCTGGCATCCCGTGGCGCCTCCAAGGCAGGTTCCGCCCCGTTGTGGCCAGCGTGAGGACGCCTGCGTCATCGCGCGCCTCTGGGACTTCACGGTGCTCAACGTGCGCTACACCTCGGACCCGCGCGGCGTGGACACCTACGTGGACATCGCCACGACGCTCGCCGCCGGTGGTGGTGACTGCGACGACTCGACGATCTTCGTGTGCACGCTCGCTGAGTCGCTCGGCCTCTCGAGCATCGCGCGCGTCATCTCCCAGGACGGCAAGTACTGGGCGCACGTCTATCCGTGCATCGAGCTTGGGGGCAAGTGGGTTGCTCTCGACACGACCGAGCAGGGCAAGCGTCTGGGGTGGGAGTTCGCCCGGCCCGCAGCTGTCCGTGACTTCGACATGGGGCTCTGA